A region of Acidobacteriota bacterium DNA encodes the following proteins:
- a CDS encoding toll/interleukin-1 receptor domain-containing protein, translating into MDETTQTVKSGLTDVFISYSRQDILRVKPLVEALTGCGWNVWWDKKIPVGARGREVVKRQLSQARTVLAVISRNSIDSDWIDGELKAAMKKGTPIFPVLLDDVEPPIPLSGIQHVRFVGWSERRKSPRFGELVSGMALVLGPPANRQAEGAFPVHEFEDLGVPDEDDSKKIETEPFQDPTVPFPKSSGIADHEFDMDEVRTWADELLSHRLIAVRSPDDEITSAAVDSLVGLEEFSRYDIRLLAFGIENQKRSDLTLNNLAGRDFGNPNQATIVVVDSHGGLPFIESTLGSPHQARRTSEEMSGRDLLMVVQIGSRYQRELKPRFGNFRFPCCEVRFLEPLLLRYFSKEKAQVLHERLLRQRERNLWGPVDDDLEFYESLQALLSPRKERFEQALERRESDGVAEPETLVALETFRSNRDYCRGIILCAAFFRGLDVNEFKTLCLSIVGDRVVHVPDVSRGEGGRVLSSARRSTLREEWSNVADDLFEECDLVVRDSQGQHTVAFGEPNERKTVAQYIESRANYFSETASKLWATGIFFEEESSTELVDGMTVLFLAMLRHDRSLKRSEWLSDLLVARLSGGPPKDVEDWFKKLTVNHLVLGRTSRLLRALLVDADYARLVNRWLDDLLFRGGHLQALELTAHLHYVEGFDYLFWLKRFCDEGSKDVRAASYVALYRHAQQSGAQIWEFLSSLEDWLPDPSRSASRNLSTSNLFALNLIIHYSFDSANQLKSADIGCWPPRYPLFRDFALDAEAASQRLSSLMFWIFHPGVASLPSLETWQARGQLISAWAYILLGLEPEFTHAEAEKNYKRLIQLCLKHTNVDGRRKLHDVWVVEKQDYQNRPPGKGYKYFQERTKLLDRIIVDVRDAVPSQSRSAGLGRTPAGVRIVERFGDSHGQRE; encoded by the coding sequence ATGGACGAAACGACGCAAACGGTCAAATCCGGCCTGACGGATGTGTTCATCTCATATTCCCGGCAGGATATTCTTCGAGTCAAACCACTGGTCGAAGCCTTGACCGGATGTGGCTGGAACGTCTGGTGGGACAAGAAGATACCGGTCGGAGCCAGAGGCCGAGAGGTCGTTAAGCGACAACTCTCGCAAGCCCGAACCGTTTTGGCGGTCATTAGCCGCAATTCAATCGACAGCGATTGGATCGATGGTGAACTCAAAGCCGCCATGAAAAAAGGCACCCCCATTTTCCCGGTTCTCCTCGACGATGTGGAACCTCCCATCCCTCTCTCGGGAATTCAGCACGTTCGATTCGTCGGCTGGAGTGAACGGCGCAAGTCTCCGAGATTCGGCGAACTTGTTTCGGGGATGGCCCTGGTCTTGGGTCCGCCGGCCAATCGGCAGGCCGAGGGGGCTTTTCCAGTGCACGAATTCGAGGATCTTGGGGTTCCGGACGAAGACGACAGCAAGAAAATCGAGACCGAGCCGTTTCAGGACCCCACCGTCCCGTTTCCTAAGAGCTCCGGCATCGCCGACCACGAATTCGATATGGATGAAGTTCGGACCTGGGCCGACGAACTTCTCTCACACCGACTCATCGCCGTTCGCAGCCCCGACGACGAAATCACCTCGGCCGCCGTCGATTCCCTGGTAGGCCTGGAAGAATTCAGCCGCTATGACATTCGCTTGTTAGCCTTCGGAATTGAGAATCAAAAACGCTCCGACTTGACTCTCAACAACTTGGCCGGTCGGGACTTCGGCAATCCCAACCAGGCGACCATCGTTGTCGTCGATTCGCATGGCGGACTTCCCTTTATTGAGTCCACCCTGGGAAGCCCGCACCAAGCCAGACGGACATCGGAGGAAATGAGTGGCCGGGACCTTCTCATGGTCGTTCAGATCGGGTCGCGATATCAACGTGAACTGAAACCCCGTTTTGGCAACTTCCGCTTCCCTTGCTGTGAGGTGAGGTTTCTAGAACCGCTCCTTCTGCGCTATTTCTCTAAAGAAAAAGCTCAGGTTTTGCACGAACGGCTCTTGAGGCAGCGGGAACGCAATTTGTGGGGGCCGGTCGACGATGACTTGGAGTTTTACGAGTCCCTGCAGGCGCTGCTCTCACCCAGAAAGGAACGATTTGAACAGGCGCTCGAAAGGCGAGAATCGGATGGCGTCGCCGAGCCGGAGACTCTGGTGGCCCTTGAGACTTTCCGCTCCAACCGCGACTACTGCCGCGGAATTATACTGTGCGCTGCCTTCTTTCGCGGTTTGGACGTCAATGAATTCAAGACCCTGTGCCTCTCTATCGTGGGAGACAGGGTGGTCCACGTTCCTGACGTCTCCAGGGGCGAGGGTGGGCGAGTATTATCCAGTGCCCGAAGGTCCACTCTGAGGGAGGAGTGGTCCAACGTTGCCGACGACCTCTTCGAAGAGTGCGATTTGGTTGTGCGCGACTCGCAAGGCCAGCATACCGTCGCCTTTGGGGAACCTAATGAACGCAAGACCGTAGCCCAGTACATTGAGAGCCGAGCCAACTATTTCTCGGAAACCGCTTCGAAACTGTGGGCCACGGGAATCTTCTTCGAGGAGGAATCCTCTACGGAGCTGGTGGATGGAATGACGGTCCTCTTTCTGGCCATGCTGCGTCACGACCGTAGTCTGAAGCGGTCTGAATGGCTCTCCGACCTGCTCGTCGCCAGACTGAGCGGAGGTCCTCCCAAAGACGTCGAAGACTGGTTTAAAAAGCTCACCGTCAACCACCTCGTTCTGGGACGAACCAGCCGTCTGCTTCGGGCCCTCCTAGTCGATGCGGACTACGCCCGCTTGGTCAACCGCTGGCTGGACGACCTGCTCTTCCGCGGCGGGCATCTTCAAGCGCTGGAGTTGACGGCTCACCTGCACTACGTCGAGGGCTTCGACTACCTGTTCTGGCTCAAGCGCTTCTGTGACGAGGGATCAAAGGATGTGCGTGCTGCCAGCTATGTTGCGCTCTACAGACACGCCCAGCAATCGGGAGCTCAGATATGGGAGTTTCTCTCCAGCTTGGAGGATTGGCTGCCCGATCCGTCCCGGTCGGCTTCGCGCAATCTCTCGACTTCAAACCTCTTCGCTCTAAATCTCATCATCCACTACTCGTTCGATTCCGCCAATCAGTTGAAGTCCGCCGATATCGGCTGCTGGCCGCCCCGCTATCCTCTCTTCAGGGACTTCGCCCTCGACGCGGAAGCAGCCTCGCAACGTCTCTCCTCTTTGATGTTCTGGATATTTCATCCGGGAGTTGCCAGCCTGCCTTCTCTGGAAACGTGGCAGGCCCGAGGGCAGCTGATCTCGGCTTGGGCTTACATCCTGCTTGGGTTGGAACCGGAGTTTACCCATGCAGAGGCAGAGAAGAACTACAAGCGGCTGATCCAGCTTTGCCTGAAACATACGAATGTCGATGGGCGGCGCAAGTTGCACGACGTTTGGGTGGTTGAAAAGCAGGACTATCAAAATAGGCCGCCTGGCAAAGGATACAAGTACTTTCAAGAACGAACCAAGTTGTTGGACCGCATCATTGTGGATGTGCGGGATGCGGTCCCTTCACAGTCCCGATCGGCGGGTCTAGGCAGAACTCCGGCCGGGGTGAGGATCGTTGAGCGGTTTGGAGACAGTCATGGCCAACGAGAGTGA
- a CDS encoding RNA-binding protein — protein sequence MSMRIYVGNLPFSSSEGDVRQLFESYGDVSSIHMPEDRATGRPRGFAFVEMSQEDAEAAIENLNGQDHGGRTLTVNQARPRNEGRGHSGGGSRW from the coding sequence ATGTCAATGAGAATTTATGTCGGAAACCTGCCTTTCAGCTCCAGCGAGGGCGATGTCAGGCAACTTTTTGAGTCCTATGGCGATGTTTCGTCCATTCACATGCCCGAGGATCGGGCCACGGGCCGTCCTCGCGGATTCGCTTTCGTGGAAATGAGCCAGGAAGACGCCGAAGCGGCCATCGAGAACTTGAACGGCCAAGACCACGGCGGACGCACCCTGACCGTCAACCAAGCCCGTCCCCGCAACGAGGGACGAGGGCACTCGGGCGGCGGAAGCCGCTGGTAA